The DNA segment AGGGTGGAAGTGCTCTGCGCCAGGTGCGACGCGCACCTAGGCCACCTGTTCCCCGATGGGCCTCCCCCGACGGGTATGCGTTACTGCATCAACTCCGTCGCCCTTGACTTCAAGCCCGACCAGCCCCCTCGCCCCGGCACGGATTGAGGCCGTCCGGGGGTCACTCCTCTATCTGTTCCATCTGGATGGAGCCGGAGTAGATCAGGGCGATCTTGGCGCTCACGGGCCCGATCAACTCGTACAGGAACGACGAGGATAATATTATCGCGAGCAACATGTGACCCGTGGCTTCGGGCAAAACCCTTTTGCTCAGAAAAGCCA comes from the Thermovirga sp. genome and includes:
- a CDS encoding cation:proton antiporter; this encodes AFLSKRVLPEATGHMLLAIILSSSFLYELIGPVSAKIALIYSGSIQMEQIEE